The Candidatus Cloacimonadota bacterium region CCTTTTTAAAATTCTCCTCACTTCTTTGTATTTGAGACTTCCAGAGACTTTTCTTGCACCAGTTGAAATAACGATTGGAATTTTATCAAACTTCTTTTCAATCCAGGCTTTTGCAGACGAAATATCTGGCATAAACTCAATTGTATCAAAAGCATCAAATCTATCAACATTGTACTTTTTGGCAAAGTCTGATTTCCAAAATTTTTTTAGTCGTCTAAAGATTTCCTTTTGAGATTCTTGTGGATTAATGATAAAAAAATTCATTATACCATAAGTTTTGCAAGAACGAGCAATATCGTGCAAATCTAAATTTGTGATAGATGTACAAACAGTTTCTTGCTTTTTATTATATACAGGATAATGCACTAAACCAACATAGATATTATCATACATTAGTTTGTACCCCCCTAAGTTTTGTAAGCTCAACTCTTTTGTTTTTTTGCCATTCTAATATCTTTTTATGATTACCGGAAAGTAAAATATCTGGAACCTTAAATCCCCGATAGTCTCTGGGGCGAGTATAATAGGGGCAGTCTAATAATTTATCTTGAAAAGAATCAGTCTCTGCAGATTCAATATGAGTTAGAACCCCTTTTTGCAACCGTGCAATTGAATCAATAATTAGCATTGCTGGTAATTCTCCACCAGATAAGATATAATCTCCGATAGATATCTCGCGATTTACTAAATGCTCGCGAACTCTGTAATCAATATCTTTATAATGACCACAAATAAGTATAATATAACTTTTCTTTGAAAGCTTCCTTGCAATATTCTGATTATATTTTTCACCTTGAGGCGTTAAATAAATTATGGGAAATTCTTTACTTTTTATCAAATCTTTTCTTTTATCCTTTAGAAAATCAATTGCTTCAAAGATAGGTTCAGGTTTTATTACCATACCAGGTGCTCCGCCATAAGGATAATCATCAACCTGTTTATTTTTGTCATGGCAAAAATCTCTAAAATTTATAAGTTCAACAGAGAGTATATTTTTCTTAATAGCACGATTTACAATGCTTTCGGACAACGGACTTTTAAACATTTCCGGAAAGAGTGTTAGAACATCAATTTGCATCAAGTAATCCCTCAATTGGATTGATTATAATTTTCTTATCCTTCTTTAGAATTTTTTTGACAAACTTATCACAAAAAGGGATGAGAATTTCTTTTTTCCCATCTTTTACAACTAAAATATTATGTGCATTAGTTGAAAAGATATAGTCAATTTTTCCAATTATTTTGCTATCTTTAGAAATTACCTTAAATCCATCAAGTTGAAATTGATATATCTCATCTTTTTTTAGTGGATAAAGTTCTTTTTCAGGAATCATAATTTTACAATTTTTTAATCTCAAAGCCTCTGTTTTAGTATTTACATTTTTA contains the following coding sequences:
- a CDS encoding RNA methyltransferase, whose product is MYDNIYVGLVHYPVYNKKQETVCTSITNLDLHDIARSCKTYGIMNFFIINPQESQKEIFRRLKKFWKSDFAKKYNVDRFDAFDTIEFMPDISSAKAWIEKKFDKIPIVISTGARKVSGSLKYKEVRRILKRSFPKLILFGTGNGLTDAVINQSNFHLQRIKGVKDYNHLSVRSAVSVTLDRLIAEYE
- the trmD gene encoding tRNA (guanosine(37)-N1)-methyltransferase TrmD, with protein sequence MQIDVLTLFPEMFKSPLSESIVNRAIKKNILSVELINFRDFCHDKNKQVDDYPYGGAPGMVIKPEPIFEAIDFLKDKRKDLIKSKEFPIIYLTPQGEKYNQNIARKLSKKSYIILICGHYKDIDYRVREHLVNREISIGDYILSGGELPAMLIIDSIARLQKGVLTHIESAETDSFQDKLLDCPYYTRPRDYRGFKVPDILLSGNHKKILEWQKNKRVELTKLRGVQTNV
- the rimM gene encoding ribosome maturation factor RimM (Essential for efficient processing of 16S rRNA); translated protein: MEVEDLISIGIIKKTIGNNGSVSIIPETDFPEHFKELSEIFIVFPDNTVCIESIELCKITNNNISIKFKNVNTKTEALRLKNCKIMIPEKELYPLKKDEIYQFQLDGFKVISKDSKIIGKIDYIFSTNAHNILVVKDGKKEILIPFCDKFVKKILKKDKKIIINPIEGLLDAN